A genomic region of Bosea sp. 124 contains the following coding sequences:
- a CDS encoding histone deacetylase family protein, with translation MRAFYHPDQSLHDPRQYMRFGRVVAPKDLPERTARLLGALAKHGIAPERPASHGTAPILAIHDAGFVKFLETAWARWQELPAERGPEVWPSTFPYWSGRPDEDVRPPCRPTGYIGQLGWYLGDMSVPIGEHCWHSTLLSAETAVTAADAILAGEKAVYSLCRPSGHHARADRATGFCYLNNTAIAAQRLRSSFRKVAILDVDAHHGDGTQQIFYRRNDVLTISVHADPSNYYPFYTGYEDERGNGPGEGFNLNLPLAHGSGGAAMAAAVDRAGEAIRDFGADVVIVALGYDAHKDDPIGVLKLDAADFGTIATKVKAFGLPTLVVQEGGYAIEAIGDCLDAFIGGFKG, from the coding sequence ATGCGTGCCTTCTATCATCCCGACCAGTCGCTGCACGATCCCCGGCAGTATATGCGCTTTGGTCGCGTCGTCGCGCCGAAGGATCTGCCGGAGCGCACGGCGCGCCTGCTCGGAGCGCTGGCGAAACATGGCATCGCGCCCGAGCGGCCGGCCTCGCATGGCACGGCGCCGATCCTGGCGATCCACGATGCCGGCTTCGTCAAGTTTCTCGAAACCGCCTGGGCGCGCTGGCAGGAACTCCCGGCCGAGCGCGGCCCCGAGGTCTGGCCGAGCACCTTCCCCTATTGGAGCGGCCGCCCCGACGAGGACGTCCGCCCACCCTGCCGGCCGACCGGCTACATCGGCCAGCTCGGCTGGTATCTTGGCGACATGTCGGTTCCGATCGGCGAGCATTGCTGGCATTCGACGCTGCTCTCGGCCGAAACAGCTGTAACGGCGGCCGATGCGATCCTGGCTGGCGAAAAGGCGGTCTATTCGCTCTGCCGCCCCTCCGGCCATCATGCCCGGGCCGACCGCGCCACCGGCTTCTGCTATCTCAACAATACCGCGATCGCGGCCCAGCGCCTGCGTTCGAGCTTCAGGAAGGTCGCGATCCTCGACGTCGATGCCCATCACGGCGACGGCACGCAGCAGATCTTCTATCGCCGCAACGATGTGCTGACGATCTCGGTCCATGCCGATCCCTCGAACTACTACCCGTTCTACACCGGCTATGAGGACGAGCGCGGCAACGGCCCGGGCGAAGGTTTCAACCTCAATCTGCCTTTGGCCCACGGCTCTGGCGGCGCTGCGATGGCGGCGGCTGTCGACCGGGCGGGCGAGGCGATCCGCGACTTCGGAGCAGATGTCGTCATCGTCGCGCTCGGCTACGACGCCCACAAGGACGACCCGATCGGTGTGCTCAAACTGGACGCCGCCGATTTCGGCACCATCGCCACCAAGGTGAAGGCCTTCGGCCTGCCGACGCTGGTGGTGCAGGAGGGCGGCTATGCGATCGAGGCGATCGGGGATTGCCTGGATGCGTTTATTGGCGGGTTCAAGGGATAG
- a CDS encoding ABC transporter substrate-binding protein yields the protein MTAWKRFGTVVGLGLAAALAAGGAQAQTKVNIGISGWTGFAPLVLAKEAGIFAKNGLDVTIKKIPQKDRHLAIASGDIQCAATTVETWIVWDAAGVKTKQIFQLDKSYGADGMVTRSAIGSIKDLKGKTVAASAPGTSPYFALAWFLKENGMSVKDVTVVNMEPGPAAQAFIAGQNDAALTYEPYLSAVREKPDAGKIIATTLDYPMVMDTFGCTPAFLAANDTAAAALTKSYFEALDLIKADKDKAFGIMGADVKQTGEQFGKSAGFLRWSDAAGNKAFFSGEWQAFSAKAADLLLEIGLIKAKPDLKDLVETKYVAGK from the coding sequence ATGACAGCCTGGAAGCGTTTCGGAACGGTGGTGGGCCTCGGCCTTGCGGCGGCTCTCGCCGCGGGCGGTGCGCAGGCGCAGACCAAGGTGAATATCGGCATTTCCGGCTGGACCGGCTTCGCACCGCTCGTCCTCGCCAAGGAGGCCGGCATCTTCGCCAAGAACGGTCTCGACGTCACGATCAAGAAGATCCCGCAGAAGGACCGTCACCTCGCGATCGCGTCCGGCGACATCCAGTGCGCCGCGACGACCGTCGAGACCTGGATCGTCTGGGACGCTGCGGGCGTGAAGACCAAGCAGATCTTCCAGCTCGACAAGAGCTACGGCGCCGACGGCATGGTGACGCGCAGTGCGATCGGCTCGATCAAGGACCTCAAGGGCAAGACCGTCGCGGCCTCGGCGCCGGGCACCTCGCCCTATTTCGCGCTCGCCTGGTTCCTCAAGGAGAACGGCATGTCCGTGAAGGACGTGACGGTCGTGAACATGGAGCCCGGCCCTGCGGCACAGGCCTTCATCGCCGGCCAGAACGACGCGGCCCTGACCTATGAGCCCTATCTCTCCGCCGTGCGCGAGAAGCCCGACGCCGGCAAGATCATCGCCACGACGCTCGACTATCCGATGGTGATGGACACTTTCGGTTGCACGCCGGCCTTCCTCGCCGCCAACGACACGGCCGCCGCCGCGCTGACCAAGAGCTATTTCGAGGCGCTCGACCTGATCAAGGCTGACAAGGACAAGGCCTTCGGCATCATGGGCGCCGATGTGAAGCAGACCGGCGAGCAGTTCGGCAAGTCGGCCGGCTTCCTGCGCTGGTCGGATGCGGCGGGCAACAAGGCCTTCTTCTCGGGCGAGTGGCAGGCCTTCTCGGCCAAGGCTGCCGACCTGCTGCTCGAGATCGGCCTGATCAAGGCCAAGCCCGATCTGAAGGATCTGGTCGAGACGAAATACGTCGCCGGCAAGTGA
- a CDS encoding acetolactate synthase large subunit: protein MNGADRLCDTLLVNGVDVCFANPGTSEMHFVAALDRKPQMRCVLGLFEGVVTGAADGYARMADKPAATLLHCGPGMANALANMHNARRAWTPMLNVVGDHATYHLQHDAPLTSDIESLAKPMSHYVRRIASPEDVGPAIGESYAAAMSLPGVATAILPADCAWGSVEPAEVKATPVPAFRTVAAETVREVAAALRKHGARAALMMTGSSLREGPLETAARICAATGCKMYGQMSNGRIERGAGRVALPKVFYPVDMALEQLKDIDLLVLVGAQIPVGFFAYPGKPGRLIHDGCVVTKLATMGDDLVGALAALAEETGATKAEPAFIAKAQTETALPTGDLDADKVCTIVARLLPEQAIICDESVSSGRVFYQQCHSAPQHDYLQLTGGAIGEGIPMCVGAAVACPDRKVIGMQADGSGMYTVQGLWTQARENLDIVTVIFANRTYAILHGEMRAVGVNDFGRNATLMLNLDEPALDWVAMARGMGVEAARATTAEEFTRLFKGALGRKGPFLIEAVI, encoded by the coding sequence ATGAACGGTGCCGACCGCCTCTGCGACACGCTGCTCGTCAACGGCGTGGATGTCTGCTTTGCCAATCCCGGCACGTCCGAGATGCATTTCGTCGCGGCGCTCGACCGCAAGCCGCAGATGCGCTGCGTGCTCGGGCTGTTCGAGGGTGTGGTGACGGGCGCGGCTGATGGCTATGCCCGCATGGCGGACAAGCCGGCGGCGACGCTGCTGCATTGCGGACCCGGCATGGCGAATGCGCTTGCCAACATGCACAATGCCAGGCGCGCCTGGACGCCGATGCTGAACGTCGTCGGCGACCACGCGACCTACCACCTGCAGCATGACGCGCCGCTGACCAGCGACATCGAGAGCCTGGCGAAGCCGATGTCGCATTACGTCCGGCGCATCGCCAGCCCCGAGGATGTCGGGCCGGCGATCGGCGAATCCTATGCCGCCGCAATGTCGCTGCCCGGCGTCGCCACCGCGATCCTGCCTGCCGACTGCGCCTGGGGCAGCGTGGAGCCGGCCGAGGTCAAAGCCACCCCTGTGCCCGCCTTCAGGACCGTCGCGGCGGAGACGGTGCGCGAGGTCGCCGCCGCCTTGCGCAAGCATGGCGCCCGCGCCGCGCTGATGATGACCGGCTCATCACTGCGCGAGGGGCCGCTCGAGACCGCGGCCCGTATCTGCGCGGCGACGGGCTGCAAGATGTACGGCCAGATGTCGAACGGCCGCATCGAGCGCGGTGCCGGGCGCGTCGCGCTTCCCAAGGTGTTCTACCCCGTCGACATGGCGCTGGAGCAGTTGAAGGATATCGACCTGCTGGTGCTGGTCGGCGCGCAGATTCCGGTCGGCTTCTTCGCCTATCCGGGCAAGCCCGGCCGGCTGATCCATGACGGCTGCGTCGTGACCAAACTCGCCACCATGGGCGACGATCTCGTCGGCGCGCTCGCGGCGCTGGCCGAGGAGACCGGCGCGACGAAGGCGGAACCTGCCTTCATCGCCAAGGCCCAGACCGAGACGGCTCTGCCGACCGGCGATCTCGACGCCGACAAGGTCTGCACCATCGTCGCGCGGCTCTTGCCCGAACAAGCGATCATCTGCGACGAGTCGGTCTCGTCGGGCCGCGTCTTCTACCAGCAATGCCACAGCGCACCGCAGCACGATTATCTGCAGCTCACCGGCGGGGCGATCGGCGAAGGCATTCCGATGTGCGTCGGCGCCGCCGTCGCCTGCCCAGACCGCAAGGTCATCGGCATGCAGGCCGACGGCTCGGGCATGTACACGGTCCAGGGCCTGTGGACTCAGGCACGCGAGAACCTCGACATTGTCACGGTGATCTTCGCGAACCGGACCTATGCGATCCTGCATGGCGAGATGCGCGCCGTCGGCGTCAATGATTTCGGCCGCAACGCCACGCTGATGCTCAATCTCGACGAGCCGGCGCTGGACTGGGTCGCGATGGCGCGCGGCATGGGTGTGGAAGCAGCGCGAGCGACCACGGCCGAGGAGTTCACCAGGCTGTTCAAGGGCGCGCTCGGACGGAAGGGGCCGTTCCTGATCGAGGCGGTAATTTAA